Proteins from a genomic interval of Chanos chanos chromosome 3, fChaCha1.1, whole genome shotgun sequence:
- the rasa1b gene encoding ras GTPase-activating protein 1, with amino-acid sequence MMATEDGSEEPEPASVVTRIDGAGGMETTRFPLCPKPRARMSDVGPTLSLNTNVSFSTAISPEHSPELTLYSVVAGDLKSGSVISAAAGSGNASGHVVLGAFSGERGRVLDSGGVGSPDGCHTAPSFPPPPPPPVCGALGTVEEGDALDGDDEEVVFPLTAPPPNQWYHGKLDRTMAEERLHQARTPGSYLIRESDRRPGSFVLSFLSMTSVVNHFRIIAMCGDYYIGGRRFSSLSDLIGYYSRVSCLLKGEKLKSPVPPPEPVEDRRRVRAILPYTKVPETDEISFLKGDMFIVHNELEDGWLWATNVRTEEQGLIVEDLVKEVGREEDPHEGKVWYHGKISKKEAYNLLMTVGQVCSFLVRPSDSTPGDYSLFFRTSENIQRFKICPTPNNQFMMGGRYYNSVDDIIEHYRKEQIVEGYNLRDAVSVQHQEQVLSDTVDGKEIYNTIRRKTKDAFYKNIVKKGYLLFSKGKGKRWKSLYFILEGNDSQLIYFESEKRATKPKGLIDLSVCSVYGVHDSLFGRPNCFQIVVQHFSEEQCIFYFAGETPEQAQDWMKCVQSFCSNLRKSTQPSSNKRLRQVSSLLLNVEEAHNLPSKHFTNAYCNIYLNSVQVARTHPREGQNPVWAEEFIFDDLSSEINRFEISLSNKTKKSKENDILFMRCQLCRLQRGQMIDEWFTLSPHVHLKGTEAGSLRVRARYSMEKIMPEEVYSEFKELILLKEFHVISALANVCGQDRSLLAGILLRIFRHERQEAQLLRALNDREISVEDEATTLFRATTLASTLMEQYMKATATPFVHHALKDTILKIMDCKQSCELNPSKLEKNEDVNVNLAHLLSIVSELVERIFMAAEILPPTLRFIYGCLQKSVQQKWPQNSTMRTRVVSGFVFLRLICPAIVNPRMFNIIADPPSPTASRTLTLVAKAVQNLANLVEFGAKEPYMEGVNPFIKSNKDRMIMFLDELGNVPELPDTTEHFRTDLARDLAALHELCVSHSDDLRMQSNERGPQQHILKKLLAITELLQQTQMQFTVPNSNR; translated from the exons ATGATGGCAACGGAGGATGGTAGTGAAGAGCCTGAACCTGCTTCGGTCGTGACACGGATAGATGGCGCAGGAGGTATGGAGACGACCCGTTTTCCCCTGTGTCCGAAGCCGAGGGCACGGATGTCAGACGTGGGCCCAACTTTATCCCTGAACACTAACGTCAGCTTTTCCACAGCCATATCACCTGAACATTCCCCTGAGCTGACGCTGTATTCTGTAGTCGCCGGGGATCTGAAATCGGGATCAGTCATATCCGCCGCAGCAGGGAGTGGCAATGCCAGTGGGCACGTTGTTTTGGGGGCTTTTTCGGGAGAGAGGGGTCGAGTATTAGACTCAGGGGGAGTAGGCAGCCCGGACGGCTGTCATACCGCTCCGTCTTTCCCGCCACCCCCGCCACCTCCTGTCTGTGGAGCATTGGGAACAGTCGAGGAGGGTGATGCTCTGGACGGCGACGATGAGGAGGTGGTTTTCCCACTCACGGCACCGCCTCCTAATCA ATGGTATCACGGTAAACTGGACCGGACCATGGCAGAGGAGCGCCTGCATCAGGCCAGGACTCCAGGCAGCTACCTGATCAGAGAGAGCGACCGCCGACCAGGCTCCTTCGTCCTGTCTTTCCTCAGCATGACCAGCGTGGTCAACCACTTCAG gatCATAGCCATGTGTGGAGACTACTACATCGGTGGGCGGAGATTCTCCTCCCTGTCGGATCTTATTGGTTACTACAGCCGTGTCTCCTGTCTGCTCAAAGGAGAGAAACTCAAGTCACCAGTACCTCCTCCAGAG ccTGTTGAGGATCGGAGAAGAGTGCGAGCGATCCTTCCATACACCAAAGTGCCTGAAACAGACGAGATCag TTTCCTTAAGGGAGACATGTTTATCGTTCATAATGAACTGGAGGACGGCTGGCTGTGGGCGACCAACGTGCGCACAGAGGAGCAGGGCCTTATTGTGGAGGACCTGGTGAAGGAGGTG ggaagagaggaggaCCCGCACGAGGGGAAAGT ctggtATCATGGCAAGATCAGTAAGAAGGAGGCATACAACCTTCTGATGACAG TGGGACAGGTGTGCAGCTTCCTGGTGCGGCCGTCGGACAGCACACCGGGAGACTACTCGCTTTTTTTCCGCACCAGTGAAAACATCCAGCGCTTCAAAATCTGCCCCACACCAAACAACCAGTTTATGATGGGGGGGCGGTATTATAACAG CGTCGATGACATCATCGAGCACTATCGTAAAGAGCAGATTGTCGAGGGCTACAACCTGAGAGACGCTGTGTCAGTCCAG CATCAGGAACAGGTcctgtctgacactgtggaCGGTAAAGAAATCTACAACACTATTCGCAGAAAGACGAAAGATGCATTCTACAAAAACATCGTGAAAAAGGGTTACCTCCTGTTCAGTAAAG GAAAAGGCAAGCGATGGAAGAGCCTGTATTTCATCCTGGAGGGAAACGACTCGCAGCTCATTTACTTTGAGAGCGAGAAAAGAGCCACAAAACCGAAGGGTCTGATCGACCTGAGCGTGTGCTCAGTCTACGGCGTTCACGACAGTCTGTTTGgcag GCCAAACTGTTTCCAGATCGTTGTTCAGCACTTTAGTGAAGAGCAGTGCATCTTCTACTTTGCAGGGGAGACCCCTGAACAAGCccag GACTGGATGAAGTGTGTCCAGAGCTTCTGCAGTAACCTGCGCAAGTCCACACAGCCTTCATCCAACAAGCGTCTgcgccag GTCAGCAGTTTACTGCTCAACGTGGAGGAGGCTCATAATCTGCCCAGCAAGCATTTCACCAACGCCTACTGCAACATCTACCTGAACAGTGTGCAGGTGGCCCGGACCCACCCCAGGGAGGGCCAGAACCCTGTGTGGGCCGAGGAGTTCATCTTTGA TGACCTGTCAAGCGAGATCAATCGATTTGAGATCAGTTTGAGCAACAAGACgaaaaagagcaaagagaatGACATCT TGTTTATGCGGTGTCAGCTGTGTCGACTCCAGAGGGGCCAGATGATTGATGAATGGTTTACTCTGAGTCCTCATGTTCATCTGAAGGGCACGGAGGCCGGCTCCCTGCGAGTGAGAGCACGGTACTCCATGGAGAAGATCATGCCTGAGGAGGTGTACAGTGAGTTCAAAGAG ctgatcCTGCTGAAGGAGTTCCATGTGATCAGCGCGTTGGCAAACGTGTGTGGACAGGACCGCTCTCTCTTGGCCGGTATCCTGCTCCGCATCTTCAGACACGAGAGGCAGGAGGCCCAGCTCCTCCGGGCACTGAATGACAGGGAGATCAGCGTGGAGG ACGAGGCGACGACTCTGTTCCGAGCGACGACGCTGGCGAGCACTCTGATGGAACAGTACATGAAGGCCACGGCCACGCCCTTCGTTCATCACGCCCTCAAAGACACCATCCTAAAGATCATGGACTGCAAACAGTCCTGTGAG CTGAACCCCTCCAAACTGGAGAAGAATGAAGATGTGAATGTGAACCTGGCTCATCTGCTGAGCATCGTGTCTGAGCTGGTGGAGAGAATCTTCATGGCTGCTGAGATCCTGCCTCC gacACTGAGGTTCATCTATGGATGTTTACAGAAATCTGTGCAACAGAAATGGCCCCAAAACAGCACCATGAGAACCCGCGTGGTCAG TGGCTTTGTCTTCCTGAGACTCATCTGTCCCGCTATTGTCAACCCACGAATGTTTAACATCATTGCTG ATCCACCATCTCCCACAGCATCCCGCACCCTCACGCTGGTGGCCAAGGCAGTCCAGAACCTGGCCAACCTGGTGGAGTTTGGTGCCAAG GAGCCGTATATGGAGGGAGTGAACCCATTCATTAAGAGTAACAAAGACAGAATGATCATGTTCCTAGATGAACTGGGG aatgttccagaacttCCCGACACTACGGAGCACTTTAGGACTGACCTGGCGCGCGACCTGGCAGCGCTGCATGAGCTGTGTGTCAGTCACTCCGATGACCTCCGCATGCAGAGCAACGAGAGGGGCCCACAGCAG CACATCCTGAAAAAGCTCCTGGCAATCACAGAGCTCCTCCAGCAGACGCAGATGCAGTTCACAGTGCCCAACAGCAACAGATAG